A single genomic interval of Bacillus smithii harbors:
- a CDS encoding type III pantothenate kinase — protein MIFVLDVGNTNTVLGVYEKDELKFHWRIETNRSKTEDEYGMLVKSLFEHVGIRFEDIHGIIISSVVPPIMFSLERMCQKYFHVNPLIVGPGIKTGLDIKYDNPREVGADRIVNAVAGIHEYGSPLIIVDFGTATTYCYINEKEQYMGGAIAPGIGISTEALYTRASKLPRIEIAAPDHIIGKSTVAAMQSGIFYGFVGQVDGIVSRMKAYSKIEPKVIATGGLASLIANESETIDHVDPFLTLKGLRLIYKRNIE, from the coding sequence TTGATTTTTGTATTGGATGTTGGAAATACTAATACAGTATTAGGGGTATATGAAAAGGACGAATTAAAATTCCATTGGCGAATCGAAACGAACCGGAGTAAAACGGAAGATGAATACGGCATGTTGGTGAAATCTCTTTTTGAGCATGTGGGGATTCGCTTTGAAGATATTCATGGTATTATCATTTCATCGGTAGTCCCTCCTATTATGTTTTCCTTAGAGAGAATGTGTCAAAAGTATTTTCATGTGAACCCGCTGATTGTAGGTCCAGGAATTAAAACGGGGCTGGATATTAAATACGACAATCCGCGTGAAGTAGGAGCGGATCGAATTGTGAATGCGGTTGCCGGGATACACGAATACGGAAGTCCGTTAATTATCGTCGATTTTGGTACGGCAACTACTTATTGTTATATCAATGAGAAGGAACAGTATATGGGAGGAGCTATTGCCCCGGGCATTGGTATTTCCACGGAAGCTTTATATACTAGGGCATCAAAACTGCCCCGGATAGAAATTGCGGCACCCGACCATATCATTGGAAAAAGTACGGTTGCAGCCATGCAGTCCGGGATTTTTTATGGGTTTGTAGGACAGGTTGACGGCATCGTCAGTCGAATGAAAGCATATAGCAAAATTGAGCCGAAAGTGATTGCCACCGGGGGATTGGCCTCGCTTATTGCCAACGAGTCGGAAACCATCGATCACGTTGATCCGTTTTTGACGTTGAAAGGCTTGAGACTCATTTATAAGCGAAACATTGAATAG
- the folK gene encoding 2-amino-4-hydroxy-6-hydroxymethyldihydropteridine diphosphokinase, translating into MNNIAYLSLGSNLGDRMNYLKLAIQALACHPKINVLAISSVYETDPVGYTDQGKFLNMAVKIKTSLYAEELLETCLEIEKSLGRVRETKWGPRTIDLDILLYNNENRKTDRLIIPHPRMHERLFVLIPILEIDPFLKIPTIDKPLIDILEQIPNKEGVRLWKQINGEDVYALFGS; encoded by the coding sequence ATGAATAATATTGCATATTTATCGCTTGGTTCAAATCTCGGCGATCGGATGAATTATTTGAAACTTGCCATTCAGGCATTGGCTTGTCATCCGAAGATAAACGTTCTGGCTATTTCTTCCGTTTATGAAACGGATCCGGTCGGATATACTGATCAAGGGAAGTTTTTAAATATGGCAGTCAAAATAAAAACATCGCTTTATGCCGAAGAATTGCTGGAAACTTGCTTGGAAATTGAAAAGTCGCTAGGGAGGGTAAGAGAAACAAAATGGGGGCCAAGAACGATCGATCTTGATATTTTGCTGTATAATAATGAAAATAGGAAAACAGATCGTTTGATCATACCGCACCCACGAATGCACGAAAGGTTGTTTGTACTTATTCCGATTTTAGAAATCGATCCTTTTTTAAAGATCCCGACAATAGATAAACCTTTAATTGACATATTAGAACAAATTCCAAACAAAGAAGGGGTACGGTTATGGAAACAGATAAATGGGGAAGACGTATACGCGCTTTTCGGAAGTTAA
- the dusB gene encoding tRNA dihydrouridine synthase DusB, whose amino-acid sequence MLKIGNIEMKNPVVLAPMAGVCNSAFRLTVKEFGAGLVYAEMVSDKGIIFKNEKTMNMLYIDEREKPLSLQIFGGEKESLVEAAKFVDKNTNADIIDINMGCPVPKITKCDAGAKWLLDPNKIYEMVAAVVDAVEKPVTVKMRIGWDEEHIYAVENAQAVERAGGQAVAVHGRTRAQMYEGTSNWDIIREVKQAVSIPVIGNGDVSTPQDAKRMLEEVGCDGVMIGRAALGNPWMIYRTVKYLESGELIGEPTPREKIDVCILHLDRLIALKNEEIAVREMRKHASWYLKGIRGNAKVRNAINACTTRDELVNLLTSFVEELEEKQSVQAG is encoded by the coding sequence ATGCTTAAAATAGGAAATATTGAAATGAAAAACCCGGTGGTTCTTGCGCCGATGGCTGGCGTTTGCAACTCGGCTTTTCGATTGACAGTAAAAGAGTTTGGCGCAGGGCTTGTTTATGCGGAAATGGTGAGTGACAAGGGAATTATTTTTAAAAACGAAAAAACAATGAACATGCTTTATATCGATGAACGCGAAAAACCGCTCAGTTTGCAGATTTTCGGCGGAGAAAAAGAATCTCTCGTAGAAGCGGCCAAGTTCGTTGATAAAAATACGAACGCCGATATTATTGATATCAATATGGGATGCCCAGTGCCTAAAATTACAAAATGCGATGCTGGGGCAAAATGGTTGCTTGACCCCAATAAAATTTATGAAATGGTAGCTGCTGTTGTTGACGCAGTGGAAAAACCGGTGACCGTTAAAATGAGAATAGGCTGGGATGAGGAACATATCTATGCAGTGGAAAATGCGCAAGCAGTAGAACGCGCAGGCGGACAAGCGGTTGCCGTTCATGGAAGAACAAGAGCTCAAATGTACGAAGGCACATCAAACTGGGACATTATCCGTGAAGTAAAACAAGCTGTAAGCATTCCTGTCATCGGTAACGGCGATGTCAGTACGCCGCAGGATGCAAAAAGAATGCTTGAAGAAGTCGGCTGCGATGGCGTCATGATAGGGAGAGCCGCACTAGGAAATCCTTGGATGATTTATCGGACCGTTAAATATCTCGAATCTGGAGAGTTAATTGGTGAACCTACCCCGAGAGAGAAGATCGATGTCTGCATCCTTCACTTGGATCGTTTGATTGCTTTGAAAAATGAAGAAATTGCTGTTAGAGAAATGAGAAAACACGCGTCATGGTATTTAAAAGGAATTCGCGGAAACGCCAAAGTCAGAAATGCGATTAATGCCTGCACGACTCGAGACGAACTCGTCAATCTGCTGACTTCTTTTGTGGAAGAACTAGAAGAAAAACAATCTGTTCAAGCAGGATGA
- a CDS encoding helix-turn-helix domain-containing protein — METDKWGRRIRAFRKLKGYTQEGLANELGISVSVLGEIERGNRLPTEEFLRQVAECLQISMEELNPSD; from the coding sequence ATGGAAACAGATAAATGGGGAAGACGTATACGCGCTTTTCGGAAGTTAAAGGGATATACTCAAGAGGGATTGGCGAATGAATTAGGAATTTCGGTTTCGGTTTTAGGAGAGATCGAAAGAGGAAACCGCTTGCCGACAGAAGAATTTTTAAGGCAAGTGGCTGAATGCCTGCAAATTTCAATGGAAGAGCTTAACCCTTCCGACTAA
- the lysS gene encoding lysine--tRNA ligase — MSHEDTHDQFAVRREKLESLRSKGIDPFGKRFERTHLSQEIRSEYEALENEELENKNVKVAVAGRIMTKRGKGKAGFAHIQDLTGQIQIYVRKDNVGDSEYDLFKTADLGDIVGVTGTVFKTKVGELSIKVDHFELLTKSLRPLPDKFHGLKDVEQRYRQRYLDLIVNPESKQTFITRSLIIQSMRRYLDAHGYLEVETPMMHAIAGGAAARPFITHHNALDMPLYMRIAIELHLKRLIVGGLEKVYEIGRVFRNEGISTRHNPEFTMIELYEAYADYTDIMKLTENLISHIAQEVLGTQVIQYGEHTVDLTPEWRRLHMVDAIKEYTGVDFWKQMSDEEARALAKEHNIEITDNMKFGHIVNEFFEQRVEDKLIQPTFVYGHPVEISPLAKKNEKDPRFTDRFELFIVGREHANAFTELNDPIDQRQRFEAQLKEREQGNDEAHMMDEDFVEALEYGMPPTGGLGIGVDRLVMLLTNSPSIRDVLLFPLMRQRD, encoded by the coding sequence ATGAGTCATGAAGATACACATGATCAATTTGCGGTAAGAAGAGAAAAATTAGAATCTCTTCGCAGTAAAGGAATCGATCCGTTCGGCAAACGCTTCGAGCGCACGCATCTATCTCAAGAAATAAGATCTGAATATGAAGCTCTGGAAAATGAAGAATTAGAGAATAAAAACGTAAAAGTAGCGGTGGCTGGAAGAATTATGACAAAACGCGGCAAAGGGAAAGCAGGTTTTGCTCATATACAGGATTTGACCGGCCAAATTCAAATTTATGTACGCAAAGATAATGTTGGAGACAGCGAATACGATTTGTTTAAAACAGCAGATTTAGGAGACATCGTTGGCGTTACAGGTACTGTTTTTAAAACAAAAGTCGGTGAATTATCGATCAAAGTGGACCACTTTGAACTGTTAACCAAATCTCTTCGCCCGCTCCCTGATAAATTCCACGGATTAAAAGATGTCGAACAACGCTACCGCCAGCGCTACTTAGATTTAATCGTCAATCCTGAAAGCAAACAAACGTTTATTACGAGAAGCTTAATCATTCAATCAATGCGTCGGTATTTGGATGCCCACGGCTACCTTGAAGTAGAAACGCCTATGATGCATGCGATTGCCGGAGGAGCAGCTGCTCGTCCGTTTATTACTCATCATAACGCTTTGGACATGCCTTTATATATGCGCATTGCCATTGAGCTTCACCTAAAGCGCCTAATTGTCGGAGGGTTAGAAAAGGTATATGAAATCGGACGAGTTTTTAGAAACGAAGGAATTTCAACTCGTCACAACCCCGAGTTCACCATGATAGAGTTATATGAAGCTTATGCTGATTATACGGATATCATGAAGCTTACAGAAAATTTAATCTCTCATATAGCGCAAGAAGTGCTGGGAACTCAAGTTATTCAGTATGGGGAACATACGGTTGATTTGACCCCTGAGTGGAGACGTCTGCACATGGTCGATGCTATTAAAGAATATACAGGCGTTGACTTCTGGAAACAAATGAGCGATGAAGAGGCTCGTGCGTTGGCGAAAGAACATAATATTGAGATAACAGATAATATGAAATTCGGTCATATTGTTAATGAATTTTTTGAACAACGAGTGGAAGACAAACTCATTCAACCTACTTTTGTTTATGGCCATCCTGTGGAAATTTCTCCTTTGGCTAAGAAAAACGAAAAAGATCCAAGATTTACGGATCGCTTTGAATTGTTTATTGTTGGTCGCGAACATGCCAATGCATTTACGGAATTAAATGACCCGATTGATCAGCGTCAGCGTTTTGAAGCTCAGTTAAAAGAACGCGAACAAGGCAATGATGAAGCTCATATGATGGATGAAGATTTTGTGGAAGCTCTGGAATACGGAATGCCGCCTACAGGCGGTTTGGGAATCGGTGTAGACCGCTTGGTTATGTTGTTAACCAACTCACCGTCCATTCGGGATGTGCTGCTTTTCCCATTAATGCGTCAAAGAGATTAA
- the folB gene encoding dihydroneopterin aldolase, translating into MDKVILKGMGFYAYHGVYPEENRLGQRFEVDAELRLSLKKAGETDDLTQSVNYAEVYMVCKEIMEKQTFRLVETAAETIARQILEKFPIVNECTIKVVKPNPPIPGHYNYVAVEITRGRENHE; encoded by the coding sequence TTGGATAAAGTGATCTTAAAAGGGATGGGATTTTACGCCTATCACGGGGTCTATCCCGAAGAAAACCGGCTAGGACAACGGTTCGAAGTGGACGCAGAATTACGGTTATCTTTAAAAAAAGCAGGAGAAACAGACGATTTAACTCAATCAGTCAATTATGCGGAAGTTTACATGGTTTGTAAAGAAATCATGGAGAAACAGACTTTTCGATTGGTGGAAACGGCTGCGGAGACAATCGCTAGACAAATATTAGAAAAGTTTCCGATTGTAAATGAATGCACCATTAAGGTGGTGAAACCCAATCCTCCCATCCCGGGCCATTACAATTATGTAGCGGTAGAGATTACTAGAGGCAGGGAAAATCATGAATAA
- the cysK gene encoding cysteine synthase A translates to MAKIANSITELIGNTPIVKLNRIVDADSADVYLKLEYFNPGSSVKDRIALAMIEAAEKSGKLQPGGTIIEPTSGNTGIGLAMVAAAKGYPAIFVMPETMSLERRNLLKAYGAQLVLTPGPEGMKGAIKKAEELAKENGYLLLQQFENLANPEIHRRTTGKEIVEQFGDEQLDAFVAGIGTGGTITGTGQVLKEKYPNIKIYAVEPADSPVLSGGQPGPHKIQGIGAGFVPKVLDTDVYDEVITVTTEQAFDSARKASLNEGVLGGISAGAAIYAALQVAKKLGKGKKVLAIVPDNGERYLSTPLYQFED, encoded by the coding sequence GTGGCAAAAATTGCGAATTCCATTACAGAATTGATCGGGAATACGCCGATTGTAAAGCTGAACAGAATTGTCGATGCCGATTCAGCTGATGTTTATTTAAAATTAGAGTATTTCAATCCGGGCAGCAGCGTAAAAGATCGTATTGCATTGGCCATGATCGAAGCGGCTGAAAAATCAGGAAAACTTCAACCTGGCGGAACGATCATTGAGCCTACAAGCGGAAACACCGGGATCGGACTTGCTATGGTAGCTGCGGCGAAAGGCTATCCTGCGATTTTTGTTATGCCGGAAACGATGAGTTTAGAACGTCGCAACCTTCTGAAAGCATATGGAGCTCAACTTGTTCTTACTCCAGGTCCCGAAGGAATGAAAGGCGCCATCAAAAAAGCAGAAGAGCTCGCTAAAGAAAACGGCTATCTGTTGCTTCAACAATTCGAAAACCTTGCTAACCCGGAAATTCATCGTCGAACGACCGGTAAAGAAATTGTAGAACAGTTCGGTGATGAACAACTGGACGCATTTGTGGCCGGTATCGGTACAGGCGGAACCATTACGGGAACGGGCCAAGTGCTGAAAGAAAAATATCCGAATATTAAAATTTATGCAGTAGAACCAGCAGATTCCCCGGTTTTATCCGGAGGACAACCTGGCCCACATAAAATTCAAGGAATTGGGGCAGGCTTCGTTCCTAAAGTTTTAGATACCGATGTTTATGACGAAGTGATTACGGTAACTACTGAACAAGCATTCGATTCTGCAAGAAAAGCTTCACTGAATGAAGGAGTGCTCGGAGGCATTTCCGCTGGCGCTGCCATTTATGCGGCTCTTCAAGTCGCCAAAAAGTTAGGAAAAGGCAAAAAAGTTTTGGCGATTGTTCCAGACAATGGGGAACGCTACTTAAGCACACCGCTTTATCAATTTGAAGACTAA
- the hpt gene encoding hypoxanthine phosphoribosyltransferase, whose product MLNQDIEKILITEEEIQEKIKELAGYLTEEYKDKFPLVIGVLKGAMPFMADLLKRVDAYLEMDFMDVSSYGNSTVSSGEVKIVKDLDTSVEGRDILIVEDIIDSGLTLSYLVELFRYRKANSIKIVTLLDKPTGRKANIEADYVGFIVPDEFVVGYGLDYAEKYRNLPFIGVLKPEVYRNNESK is encoded by the coding sequence GTGCTGAATCAGGATATTGAAAAAATTTTAATCACAGAAGAAGAGATCCAAGAAAAAATTAAAGAATTGGCTGGCTATTTGACAGAAGAATACAAGGACAAGTTTCCGCTTGTGATCGGCGTTTTGAAAGGAGCCATGCCATTTATGGCGGATTTGTTGAAACGGGTGGACGCCTATTTGGAAATGGATTTTATGGATGTTTCCAGCTATGGCAATTCCACCGTTTCATCCGGAGAAGTGAAAATTGTGAAGGACCTTGATACTTCTGTCGAGGGGCGGGACATACTAATCGTTGAAGATATCATCGACAGCGGATTGACTTTAAGCTATTTAGTCGAGCTTTTCCGTTACCGTAAAGCAAATTCGATCAAGATCGTAACCCTTCTGGATAAACCGACAGGACGCAAGGCGAATATTGAAGCGGATTATGTTGGCTTCATCGTTCCGGATGAATTTGTGGTTGGTTACGGTTTGGATTATGCTGAAAAATACCGGAATTTACCTTTCATCGGGGTTTTAAAACCTGAAGTTTATAGGAATAATGAAAGCAAATAG
- the ftsH gene encoding ATP-dependent zinc metalloprotease FtsH — translation MNRIFRYTIFYLLVFLVIIGVVGYFNNNNQPTKNITYNEFISHLENNDVKSFSMQPERGVYEVRGQLKGDDGNYFQTYVMNSDTLLNRIDNAAKNARVEVLPAKETSGWVSFFTTIIPFLIIFILFFFLLNQAQGGGSRVMNFGKSKARLYNDEKKKVRFRDVAGADEEKQELVEIVEFLKDPRKFSELGARIPKGVLLVGPPGTGKTLLARAVAGEAGVPFFSISGSDFVEMFVGVGASRVRDLFETAKKNAPCIIFIDEIDAVGRQRGAGLGGGHDEREQTLNQLLVEMDGFSANEGIIIIAATNRPDILDPALLRPGRFDRQITVDRPDVNGREAVLRVHARNKPLDDSVDLKAIAQRTPGFSGADLENLLNEAALVAARANKKKIDMSDIDEATDRVIAGPAKRSKVISEKERRIVAFHEAGHTVIGLVLDDAEMVHKVTIVPRGQAGGYAVMLPKEDRYFMTKPELLDKITGLLGGRVSEELTFGEVSTGAHNDFQRATSIARRMVTEFGMSDKLGPLQFGQSQGQVFLGRDLNSEQNYSDAIAYEIDLEIQRIIKECYERAKKILTENQDKVKLIATTLLEVETLDAAQIKHLVEHGTLPDRSASTDKKATNNDNVKVNIQKKEESPTEESNQYDSTDQSESASNSDKNPPNSGNDGDKTV, via the coding sequence ATGAATCGCATTTTTCGCTATACCATATTTTACTTGCTAGTCTTTTTAGTGATTATTGGCGTTGTTGGTTATTTTAATAACAACAACCAGCCAACTAAAAATATAACGTATAACGAGTTTATATCTCACTTGGAAAATAATGATGTAAAGTCTTTTTCCATGCAGCCTGAGCGAGGCGTTTACGAAGTTCGCGGTCAATTAAAAGGCGATGATGGCAATTATTTTCAAACGTATGTCATGAACAGCGACACTCTTCTTAACCGCATCGACAATGCTGCGAAGAACGCCAGAGTGGAAGTGCTGCCTGCTAAGGAAACTAGCGGTTGGGTCTCCTTTTTTACTACAATTATTCCATTTTTGATTATCTTTATACTATTTTTCTTCTTATTAAACCAAGCGCAGGGCGGCGGAAGTCGTGTCATGAACTTCGGAAAAAGCAAAGCCCGGTTGTATAATGACGAGAAGAAAAAAGTACGCTTTCGGGATGTAGCTGGAGCTGATGAGGAAAAGCAGGAGCTGGTTGAAATTGTTGAATTCCTGAAAGATCCGCGTAAATTTTCCGAATTAGGAGCTCGTATTCCGAAAGGTGTGCTTTTAGTCGGACCTCCTGGAACAGGGAAAACTCTGCTTGCTCGAGCTGTAGCAGGCGAAGCGGGAGTCCCGTTTTTCTCCATTAGCGGTTCCGATTTTGTAGAAATGTTTGTTGGGGTTGGTGCTTCTCGTGTCCGGGATTTATTTGAGACAGCCAAAAAGAATGCCCCCTGTATTATTTTTATAGATGAAATTGATGCCGTTGGCCGTCAACGCGGTGCAGGTCTTGGTGGCGGACATGACGAAAGAGAACAAACGTTAAACCAATTGCTTGTTGAAATGGATGGATTTAGCGCAAATGAGGGGATTATCATCATTGCAGCAACAAACCGTCCGGATATTCTCGACCCAGCATTGTTGCGTCCGGGACGTTTCGACCGTCAAATCACAGTAGATCGTCCTGATGTGAATGGAAGAGAAGCGGTTCTTCGAGTTCACGCCCGCAATAAACCTTTAGATGATTCTGTAGATTTAAAGGCGATTGCGCAAAGAACTCCCGGTTTTTCTGGAGCAGATTTGGAAAACTTGTTGAACGAAGCGGCACTTGTTGCGGCCCGTGCAAACAAGAAAAAAATAGATATGTCCGATATTGATGAGGCAACAGACCGCGTCATTGCCGGACCGGCCAAACGCAGCAAAGTGATTTCAGAAAAAGAACGAAGAATTGTGGCTTTCCACGAGGCTGGGCATACAGTGATTGGACTTGTACTGGATGATGCGGAAATGGTTCATAAAGTAACGATTGTCCCGCGCGGTCAAGCTGGTGGATATGCGGTTATGCTTCCGAAAGAAGATCGTTATTTTATGACAAAACCAGAATTGCTGGATAAGATCACAGGATTGCTCGGAGGTCGTGTATCGGAAGAGCTTACCTTCGGAGAAGTGTCGACTGGTGCTCATAATGATTTCCAACGCGCTACAAGTATCGCTCGCAGAATGGTAACCGAATTTGGAATGAGCGATAAATTGGGTCCGCTTCAGTTCGGACAATCCCAAGGCCAAGTGTTCCTTGGACGGGATTTAAACAGTGAGCAAAATTATTCGGATGCAATCGCTTACGAAATTGATCTTGAAATTCAGCGTATTATTAAAGAGTGTTATGAGCGCGCTAAAAAGATTCTGACTGAAAACCAAGATAAAGTGAAATTGATTGCTACAACACTGTTGGAAGTAGAAACGCTGGATGCGGCTCAAATTAAACATTTAGTGGAACACGGCACTTTACCGGACCGTTCCGCTTCAACTGACAAAAAGGCAACAAACAATGATAATGTAAAGGTAAATATTCAGAAAAAAGAAGAGTCGCCGACGGAAGAATCGAATCAATATGATTCAACAGATCAGAGTGAATCGGCTTCCAATTCTGATAAAAATCCCCCGAATTCAGGGAACGATGGGGACAAAACAGTTTAA
- the folP gene encoding dihydropteroate synthase, whose amino-acid sequence MLAGRFRFDFDKKTYIMGILNVTPDSFSDGGKFYSVEDAVSHAIEMVQDGAGIIDVGGESTRPGHNPVSVEEELRRVIPVIQEVSKRVDAPISIDTFKARTAAEAIEAGAHIINDVWGAKQDPEIADVAAEKKVPIILMHNRPNMDYENFVRDVLFDLYESIEIAKKAGVSDDKIILDPGIGFAKDRDQDMLLMQNLDKIVALGYPVLLATSRKRVIGHVLDLPVEERMEGTGATCLFGMQKGCHIVRVHDVKPISRMVKMMDALMGKGERIG is encoded by the coding sequence ATGCTCGCGGGGCGCTTTCGGTTCGATTTTGATAAAAAAACGTATATTATGGGGATTTTAAATGTAACCCCTGATTCTTTTTCGGATGGCGGCAAGTTTTATTCGGTGGAGGATGCAGTATCTCATGCTATCGAGATGGTACAAGATGGAGCAGGGATTATCGATGTAGGAGGAGAATCTACACGTCCCGGTCATAATCCTGTTTCAGTAGAGGAAGAATTGCGAAGGGTGATTCCGGTCATTCAAGAAGTATCCAAGCGAGTAGATGCGCCTATTTCCATTGACACCTTTAAGGCGAGGACGGCAGCGGAAGCGATTGAAGCAGGTGCCCATATAATTAATGATGTTTGGGGAGCCAAACAAGACCCGGAAATTGCGGATGTGGCAGCGGAAAAAAAAGTGCCGATCATTTTGATGCATAACCGCCCTAATATGGATTATGAAAATTTTGTAAGAGATGTTTTGTTTGATTTATATGAAAGTATTGAGATAGCGAAAAAAGCGGGCGTCTCCGACGATAAAATCATTTTGGATCCGGGTATTGGTTTTGCAAAAGATAGAGATCAAGATATGCTGTTGATGCAAAATCTCGATAAAATTGTAGCTCTTGGCTATCCTGTACTTTTAGCTACTTCTAGAAAAAGAGTAATTGGGCATGTGCTGGACCTTCCGGTAGAAGAAAGGATGGAAGGGACAGGCGCAACTTGTTTATTTGGCATGCAAAAAGGATGTCATATCGTACGTGTACACGATGTGAAACCGATCAGCCGAATGGTGAAAATGATGGATGCACTAATGGGAAAAGGTGAGAGGATTGGATAA
- the hslO gene encoding Hsp33 family molecular chaperone HslO, producing the protein MSDYLIKALAFDGKVRAYAANTTNTVGEAQRRHYTWPTASAALGRTMTAGVMMGSMMKGNAKVTIKVDGGGPIGIILVDSDANGNVRGYVTNPQTHFDLNEHGKLDVRRSVGTSGTLTVVKDLGLRENFSGQVPIVSGELGEDFTYYFASSEQIPSSVGVGVLVNPDNSILAAGGFIIQLMPGTDDDTIDRIEERLKTIPPISKLIQNGLTPEEILFEILGKDQVKILDKIPVQFKCNCSKERFATAIIGLGKEEIQDMIDEDGQAEAQCHFCNEKYVFTKDELEAMLQEAK; encoded by the coding sequence ATGAGTGATTATTTAATAAAAGCCCTTGCTTTTGATGGCAAGGTCCGTGCTTATGCTGCCAATACAACCAACACAGTCGGAGAAGCACAAAGAAGACATTACACATGGCCTACAGCATCTGCAGCATTAGGGCGTACTATGACAGCCGGGGTCATGATGGGTTCCATGATGAAAGGAAACGCCAAAGTGACCATTAAAGTGGATGGCGGAGGCCCTATCGGGATTATTTTAGTAGACAGCGACGCGAACGGAAATGTCCGCGGCTATGTCACCAATCCTCAAACCCATTTCGATTTAAATGAACATGGAAAACTTGATGTCCGCCGTTCTGTTGGGACCTCAGGAACACTTACAGTCGTGAAAGATCTTGGATTAAGAGAAAATTTTTCCGGACAAGTTCCGATTGTATCCGGTGAACTTGGTGAAGATTTTACTTATTATTTTGCTTCCTCTGAACAAATCCCTTCTTCTGTCGGTGTGGGAGTCTTGGTGAATCCTGACAATTCGATTCTGGCTGCCGGAGGATTTATTATTCAATTGATGCCTGGCACCGATGATGATACGATTGACAGGATAGAAGAACGACTCAAAACGATTCCGCCCATTTCAAAGCTCATTCAGAATGGATTAACTCCGGAAGAAATTTTATTTGAAATTCTTGGGAAAGACCAAGTAAAAATACTGGATAAAATACCTGTTCAATTTAAGTGCAATTGTTCTAAGGAACGTTTTGCGACTGCCATTATTGGGCTGGGAAAAGAGGAAATTCAAGACATGATCGATGAAGATGGCCAAGCGGAAGCGCAATGTCATTTTTGCAATGAGAAATATGTATTTACTAAAGACGAATTGGAAGCCATGCTGCAAGAAGCAAAATAA